A DNA window from Camelina sativa cultivar DH55 chromosome 17, Cs, whole genome shotgun sequence contains the following coding sequences:
- the LOC104755092 gene encoding nuclear transcription factor Y subunit B-4-like, whose protein sequence is MTDEDRLLPIANVGRLMKQILPSNAKISKEAKQTVQECATEFISFVTCEASDKCHRENRKTVNGDDIWWALSTLGLDNYADAVGRHLYKYREAERERAEHNKGSNDSGNEKGPSTRSDLQSQSTKFIRVVEKGSSSTAR, encoded by the coding sequence atgacagATGAAGATAGGTTATTACCAATAGCCAATGTAGGGAGACTTATGAAGCAAATCTTACCATCAAATGCGAAGATctcaaaagaagcaaaacaaacagTTCAAGAGTGTGCAACGGAGTTCATAAGCTTTGTTACATGCGAAGCCTCGGACAAGTGCCACAGGGAGAATCGAAAGACGGTGAATGGTGACGACATCTGGTGGGCTCTCAGCACTCTCGGCCTTGATAACTATGCTGACGCCGTGGGTAGGCATCTTTACAAGTACCGTGAAGCCGAGCGAGAAAGAGCTGAGCACAACAAAGGTAGCAATGATAGTGGGAACGAGAAAGGACCCAGTACTAGAAGTGATCTACAGAGTCAGTCGACAAAGTTTATTAGAGTTGTTGAGAAGGGAAGCAGCTCCACGGCCCGTTGA